In Dasypus novemcinctus isolate mDasNov1 chromosome 10, mDasNov1.1.hap2, whole genome shotgun sequence, one DNA window encodes the following:
- the LOC101431837 gene encoding olfactory receptor 51G2-like: MAVSNSSSALSSTFYLTGIPGYEEFHHWISIPFCLLYVVGIVGNCTILHVVRTDPRLHEPMYYFLVMLSITDMGMSMPTMLSLFRVLWSISREIQFNICVVQMFFIHTFSFTESSVLLAMALDRYVAICHPLRYATILTPKLITKIGIAALLRSAFAMIPLLARLTFFPFCHSHVLSHSYCLHQDMIRLACADTKFNVIYGLVLITVLWGMDSLGIFVSYVFILRSVLRITSHEGRHKALNTCASHICAVLILYVPMIGLSIVHRFAKHSSPLIHIFMAHVYLLIPPVLNPIIYSVKTKQIRQGILHMLLRTNISSTVR, from the coding sequence ATGGCAGTCTCAAATTCCAGCAGTGCTCTTTCCTCCACATTCTACCTTACAGGCATCCCTGGCTATGAGGAATTTCACCACTGGATTTCCATTCCATTCTGTCTTCTCTATGTTGTTGGAATAGTGGGCAACTGCACCATCCTACATGTTGTCCGGACAGACCCCCGGCTTCATGAGCCCATGTACTACTTCCTTGTCATGCTTTCCATCACTGACATGGGCATGTCCATGCCCACGATGTTATCACTTTTCAGGGTGTTGTGGTCCATTTCCAGAGAGATCCAGTTTAATATCTGTGTGGTCCAAATGTTTTTCATTCACACCTTCTCTTTCACTGAATCATCAGTACTCTTGGCCATGGCCCTTGATCggtatgtggccatctgccaccctCTGCGATATGCTACCATTCTCACCCCAAAACTCATCACCAAGATTGGAATTGCAGCTCTGCTCAGGAGTGCCTTTGCCATGATTCCACTTCTGGCCCGACTGACCTTCTTTCCCTTCTGCCACTCCCATGTCCTTTCTCATTCTTACTGTCTGCACCAAGATATGATCCGCCTTGCCTGTGCTGATACCAAGTTTAATGTTATATATGGGTTGGTTCTGATCACTGTGCTGTGGGGCATGGACTCTTTAGGTATTTTTGTGTCTTATGTTTTCATCCTCCGCTCAGTGTTGAGAATCACATCCCATGAAGGGAGGCATAAAGCCCTTAATACATGTGCATCCCACATCTGTGCTGTACTAATTCTATATGTACCCATGATTGGATTGTCTATTGTCCATCGTTTTGCCAAACACTCATCCCCTCTCATCCACATCTTTATGGCCCATGTCTACTTATTGATTCCACCTGTGCTCAACCCAATCATCTATAGTGTGAAGACCAAGCAGATTCGCCAGGGAATCCTCCACATGCTTCTCCGCACAAACATAAGTTCTACTGTGAGATAA